One genomic window of Medicago truncatula cultivar Jemalong A17 chromosome 1, MtrunA17r5.0-ANR, whole genome shotgun sequence includes the following:
- the LOC11437017 gene encoding sister chromatid cohesion protein PDS5: MNCFFHFKHKLHSLFEPQTMASTKKRTIISAMVSADKKLEKELLEAGNKLLNPPSSVDNLLRLLGQVGKSLSKVEQSPSKSIQKALSPSLKALISDKLIKHSDVGVKVALASCLSELTRITAPDGPYNDHQMKEVLRLIVSSFENLHDMSSRWYETRISILETVAKVRLCVVMLDLECDALILEMFRLFLKTIREYHPEIVFSSMEAIMARVIEESDDISLGLLYPILDCVKKDNKVVSPIARKLGKSVLQKCATKLIIPICGML, translated from the exons ATGAATtgcttttttcatttcaaacacAAACTTCATTCTCTCTTTGAACCACAAACAATGGCTTCAACAAAGAAGAGAACTATTATTTCAGCAATGGTTTCCGCTGATAAGAAGCTCGAGAAGGAGCTTCTAGAAGCTGGAAACAAGCTCTTGAATCCTCCTTCTTCCGTCGATAACCTGCTTCGTCTTCTAGGC CAAGTTGGAAAGAGCTTATCAAAGGTTGAACAATCACCTTCTAAGTCCATTCAAAAAGCACTCTCTCCATCATTGAAAGCATTGATTTCTGATAAACTTATAAAGCATTCAGATGTTGGTGTCAAAGTTGCCCTTGCCTCCTGCTTGAGTGAGTTAACAAGAATCACTGCACCTGATGGTCCTTACAATGATCACCAAATGAAG GAGGTCTTGAGATTAATTGTATCTTCTTTTGAAAATCTACATGATATGTCAAGCCGTTGGTATGAAACAAGGATTTCAATCCTTGAAACAGTTGCAAAAGTCAGGTTATGTGTGGTAATGCTGGATCTTGAATGTGATGCCCTCATTTTGGAGATGTTTCGGCTTTTCTTGAAGACAATAAG AGAATATCATCCAGAAATTGTTTTCTCGTCCATGGAAGCCATAATGGCCCGTGTTATTGAGGAAAGTGACGATATATCTCTCGGCTTACTCTATCCAATCTTAGATTGTGTAAAGAAAGACAATAAG GTGGTTTCGCCAATTGCTCGAAAGTTGGGAAAAAGTGTTCTTCAAAAGTGTGCAACAAAGCTTATAATACCTATTTGCGGCATGCTGTGA